The sequence ttaaattttctttatgaCGAATTTGCTTAAAAGAGTGTTTTTCTGGATGAAATTATGTAACATATCAATTTGGGATGTTAAAgccaataacaacaacaaaaatgaaaaataataataaaacaaaaaccaaggaTGTTCAGGTATAAAAATAAGTATTGGTCACCATCACACCAAATCACCAATAGCTTTAAAGAATATCTAAATCAATGTTAGTAATATACGAAATGGAATTTAGGCAATACGGAATATCAAATATGTATACATTTAATTTGGTTTAatgtttgagaaaaaaaaaaaacaaattgactggttttattatatttcaatttagtaaCATATTTAAGTAATCTTCCTTTAGTCATAAAATAGAAACCAAATAATTAAGTATTGGTTATATTTAGtacattttcttaatttttggatgtgttttcaaacaaaatattaaataagtgaatgaaagaaaagattgcttaattcttttattcatttacttatcaaaaaagcaAATTAATTACTAAATCATAAGACTCTTGACAATTTTACACTCCATTatatcacaaataaaaataatataggcgtcaattaatatatgcattttcCAAGATTAAGGCCatcatttcaattatttgaatCGTTTAGGGCttaaggctttttttttctttttctttttttaaatattaggtatttttaatacacacagggagaagggaaaaatattttaaagaaaataacagTATATTCAAGAATGTTTGACTTTTAAATACACAGCACAATTAAAGCTATCACTTTACAGGACAAATACCGCACAATGAGCTATTTTGCATAGACTTTTCTTTCCAACGAGACCTTTGTTTATCCCCATCATCATAACCAGTGGCATtgatttttcttgcttttaacTTACAATAATGTAAGGATTTAAATTTAGAGGGTTGAATAATGCAAGGGGAATTTATTGGTGGATTCATTACTTCACCAACCTTTTGGAAGTCTCGCTGGAACCTACCTTTAACGGTGATGAATTGTTGATCCATCGATGACCTTCATAGgcctataataaaataaataaataaataaaccatgtCTAACatatatttgacttttcaagTAGAGGATGGAGAGAAGAATAACCAGACAATCATCATGAAATTCCGAAAGAGATTAGCGTATGAGAAAAAGGTCGCATGTGAATACATTATGAAATTAGGAGCAAAGAATCTTAGCTTAATTAAGAGAATGATGGACTACTTCGGTTCGGACCAcatgatctttttctttttttctttttttgagaaagagaccACATGATCTTtaattatggattttttttttttttttttggctaaactctTTAATTATGGATTTGAGTATGATTTGGCCCAAAACTATCATATACTATAGTCTAATTGtgtgccttttctttttattttttattttgtgtaaataGTGTATCCTTCTTAATAGCGAATTCTTCCAATTGTATAAAATATTCATACACCATTATGTATAGGATGGGTACaagcgattttttttttttttactgtatttacctttttttcaatatatgtGAAATGATATAATAAACCTTCAAATATAACTATGTTGATATAGTTTGACtgtttaagaaataattttattttcttctaattCATAGAATTTAGTCCATAATGTTTAAGAGATAGTAATGATATTGTAACTATATATTGTTTTGCCAACAGTTATATAATTCAGTGATGTTGTCGATCTAATTCTTCTTACAAGAAAAACCTAGATCTTTCTCACTTATTATTCatctattattttcttctcttgtattttatatacatatatataattcaattatCACTTGGGGGATCAATCTCATGTTCTTTATGCAAATATGGTCATGTGATACTACTGAGCTGCAAGACTTTTTATATAATACCCATACTATTTATGATAGCACGTACAAAagatttgcattttttttttgctttattttattattttttttttatacaagatagaattctactctagtttaatctaagtgtaaatgtgtgtgaagctccctcctgaagacttgaaccccgactcTTACCCCCCACatcccacaaacacttatacttatggagtgaccattgtaccaagggtgtgcagtggtttttttctctaaaacaagaaggcaaaatattattttcaagtACTAGCTTGTGGGTCTTGAGGATATCATGTGCATAACATCTCACAAAAAGatattatacaacaaaattGGTAGGCTTTTTATAGAAGTATAATTCTTCGTAGTCCACTTTGTGTGTCGCTAGTTGGTTTGCACAAAAGTTGGCATCTTGAAAAAAATGATTACTCTCAACTTTCCAGTTTATAAGACTATACAAGTAACTTCCTACAATCAgagataaaaatataactatatatgcatgtaggaggcaaaattttaagccaattataaaatgcTATGTCAAAATTTAGTAgcaaattctaaattaatgtcattaaattaattaaattagatgatgacatgtgtcatccaaattgatATCACATTGGCATATTAAAATTTGCCACATGTCATTTGGCCTACAAGACAAAGATAAATTTCctattcaaaatatatagataattatctttattaaaataaataaataaaataaagataaattttctattcaaaattgataaataattatctttattaaaataaattaaatagagataattatcgtAGGGTCTCGATTTACAGTCCAAACCCAAAACGTATAGGATATTGGCATAATGagcccaatataataaatttgtagagagtgaatTGAAGAACTAGGCCTTAATGAATTGAACAACGGCTACTTTTAATTTGAATGACAGTCAAACACAAGTAAGAAATTCTAATCTTAATATACTTTCAGTCCAAGGAGGTCCCctttatataaattaatcacaTATGGATATAAAGataatttagattgctacagtgttttatctctatttttccAATCTTTCTCTCATgtagggtctctcacattatatagctccctttgaGTTATCTCGGTtttacacctgttgatcatctgagcctCTACTTGAGTACTCGTCTCATCAAACATTCTCTTTgactttctgtgagttgtggtggcCAAGAAAATACTGTTTgaaggtcttctccacataaatgcagccagaaaagtagctgcattatatttaatgcggtggtagtagttttcccttagatatttttgggtttcgtTCTTTCTAATATGTTCGTAAGACATGTTCCTATCATGGTAGCTTCTTGGAGGGTCAATTTAATTGTTGGAATATATATCTGAGCTGcattcatcatatccgaggGGGAGTTCCTCCTTGGATCATCCTCCACTTGTCCTCTACTTATAAGACTTTAACTGGGAACTCCTAATAGCTGTTTGTTCTTCCTCGGTCCTATTAATATCCTCGGACAAAACCCAAGGCCTAATATATGGTCTTGAGCCTTTATCCCTacaattatttatctttgttgattattatctttatcaaaatagataaatagagataattatctctaagaaAAATATGAGTCAATCAAAAGTCTACTACATATTTTCAAGTATATCaattcaaaatcgagtttatcttctaaaatcactataaatagtggacATCCCCTCTCATTTGGAGGACCAAGTTTTCAAGAGGTCCAAACTTTGGAGAAATTATGTCTTAAGAAtatttgaagaacttgaagcatCTTTAAAGAACTTGAAGCATCTTtaaagaacttgaagaacattcaaaggacttgaagaacttgaaggaTAACAAATCTCTAACAAGCTCAAGGTTAGAGATTCATTGTGAAGACCGTTCAATCCATCTTCTAACCAAAGTCAAGAAGATCTCTTGTTTGAGTTCTTTGAAGTTATATTGGAATTAAGCTAAAAAACCTCCATAAACCCcaacaaacccaaatctttGAAGTTCAACggatcaagcctctaaagctccgaAGAACTTAAACCTAAGAGCCTTCATATTTGAAGGCTtgaagaataataaatctctaaCAAGCTCAAAActagagatttgttgtgaagaccattcaatccatcttccaacCAAAGTCAAGAAGATCTCTTACTTGAGTCAAGTTCAAAGAAGATAGAATTAAAGGGTATTCATTTGTAAATGaatcaaaatagaaattatattcattattcatcaatacaaatttatatttgcaaaccatatttctttttaattgtttgattttctgcaattgagaaattttgtgtttacaatTTAATAAGTATATATACTCATAGTGGGGTTGTGAGCTCATTACATAAATAATGTTGAACTAAGAAAGAGTTCACATTAAGGATAacaattttataagttttgaatTTATGTTACATTGCATACTAATAAACTCACCATCCACTTTATAACCTCTACAACAATAGTCTCAGCTCATAGCGTAATAATCATTTAGATACTACTGTGTGTTTGGTTTCCACTTAAAGCTGTGTTGCGTTTCAGCTGCGTTGCGTTTCTGAATTgcgtttttgttctttttttttttttttcacgcgttttgttttggagtaatgcggttactgttcattgaacagtaaccgcaaatgttgactttctgtagtgaacagtgcacatatgTATTGTTCACGAatccacaaattacactttttcattaaaaatgggtcccatggtactattcacacatttaaaaattattttgttacaatgttttcagttttcagttttcagtttcagtaaaataaattctatccaaacacaccctacacccaaaaaaaaaaaagtcattagcTATTGCATTTCACAATAGTTTTTTAAAGAGTTGagattgaaattcaaattttcgaTTTTAATCTAGCCGttggataaaaaaattaaactttgtatgtttttactttttaccttttacctttttcactttttaaaattctctctcATATTTATTAGGGGGTAATTGCACAGTGTCGgatccaaattccaaaaaaaataaagataaaaatagaaAGCAGTGGGGTTTTAATTTGGAAATGGGCCGGCGTCGAGTCCAAGGCCCAGTacaggaaaaaaagagaaaaatacagGCAAGTGAGAAAAAATGGTTGCCAATACTGACGGAGTTGTTCTGAGTTTTgacttgagacttgagagagagagagagaggcgaaaTCGGAAGATGGGAAGGTCGGCGGCGTGGCTGGTTCTGACGATTTTCGCCGTTATCTCCGTTGCTTACTGCATCGATGACAAATGCGCAGCCTGCAATGCCGTCGCggtattctttcttcttcttcaccgtCCCTTTTTTCCAACTCACCAATTtgatctctctccctctctttttgcGATCTGATTTAATAGCTAAATTATTTTACAGGAGGAGCTAGAGTATGGCCTTTCCAATgtaagaatgatttttttttttttttttttaaataaacaaaaaattgggGGATTATTAATTATAATCATCTCTGCTAAgcttaaaatgttaaatttgaCAGGAAAAACCAAGGAATCATTTAGATATGAGACACCGACTTGACTCTAAAGGACAACGTAAAGGAAAGGTAATTGATTACAGGTATGGCCTCAATtatcttctctctttttattgGTTGAATTGTCAGTATCATATAGGTTATAGGGTATATTCATATTTAGTCATTTGGATTTCgtataactcaaaaaaaaaaaattatacctttTTAGGGTTTTAGTGCGAGTTAGATTATAATGTACGTTATATCAGAATTGGGGGGGAATGGAAAGCAATGTACTATTAGATCTAGATTAAGATGTTCAAGCTAATCATTTGGGGGGTTTTGAGAggttttaatatatattctgATGTGATGGGTGATTTATCTATGGCTATTAAGTGTAAGTGCTGTACATACGGTCTCCGGCATATATGATCATTTTCGAAAGTGATTGTTGTTTTGTAGTTTGGTTTACGAGTGGCTGATTTCATGGTTGTGCAATTCTTTCCAATAGAGTCAGTGAGCTCAGAGTAGTTGAACTTCTTGATGGGCTTTGCGACAAGATGCAAGATTACACTCTTGAGCAGGtagtttcttctttgatttgttCTCTTTGTTGTGTCACTGTCTCCATGTTTTTTGGGGGGCTCAAATAATACTGTTCtgttggtccctaaacttttaGTTCATGAGCAATTTTAGTCCTTGAAATTTAAAGTGGttgcttttagtccctaacaaACTTAAAGTGATCACTTTTAGTACCTAAAAAGCTTTAAATGATTGATTTTTGTCCCTATCAGTCATGAGCTAACGTTTGGGGACCAACCCTGTATTAGGACTTTTGTCAAATGCATTGGCATTGTGATGTGATGGCTGCATCACAATGTTCAACTTCTGTGGCAGCCATTCTATGGCCGGTCAATATCTTGTGGCATTATGACATGTTTAGATATGCTGCTGTGGGTATATTCAATTCCATCTCTTCATTTTGTAGATAGATTCAACCACGCAAGAGTGGGTCAGAGTGGATGATTGGAATAACCTCACAACAAGTAAGTATTATTTTACAATGACTTGGATTAGCTAAGCTCAAATTTCGCTCTTGCAAATAATGCTAGCCATAGTTTGTGCTTAGGTTGTCATGGTGATTTTCTTTTAATCAAGATTGATATTTGAATTAAATAAGTTATTTGCCAGCTAGTTTATAAAGAGTAGGCTAATTGTCTTGTCCTGTTCTCCTTTAGTAAAAATAGAACATAGCTTATTGTCTTTATAGTTCATGTAGCAAAATGGGGGACACGAGACCTTTTAGATTCTGACATATATTCTGTCTTCTTGAGAAATTTGTGATGATTATTACTCTTCAATCTAAGACAAACTTTATGACCTCAATTATACAAGATGACAAAATGTTAATTTATGCTAACATCTTCACTTGACATATTGACATTTGAATCTTGATGTGCTTAAATGACTTGATATTTTATTAATCCTTTTTACAATGCAAAGGTCttagaaaataattaagttGGAGAAGGGAGAATATGGAATTTTTCTGTgatgcttttatttttgtattttttactgGAAGAGCACTTACAAACACTCCAGAAAATCTGCCTTTTTGTAGTGTCCAAAATTTATTTGCGTTTTGAAAAACTGTGATGCCTTTTAACaattgtttgttttcttttgtggtAGATAAACAAGAAGCTCGAGCATATTCAAAAGCTATATCATCTTATTGTGGAAGGTGAGATATCAAACAGTTCTGGTATACCTCCTCTTGTGGCCAGAATTCAATCTTGAACTTCTATGCCTGTTGcctttttgttatttgtatCTCAgttttacctataaaaaaaaaaaccaaaaaatgcCTGTTGCCTTTTTGCTCCCATTACAAATGAGGGCATTATGCACCTTCTTCtgtaaagtttattttttggtgtggggagtggggtggggggggggggggggtgttattTATAGCCTTTTAAagcttcattttttgttttttgtttttaatgcaCAACTGTACTTTTGCTCagcttaaaaaagaaaaaagaaaaaaagaaagtaaattacTAATGAAAATAACTTATTCCAAACGAACTATTAACTTTTAGTATGTTGATTCACTGAGTCTGATCATTTGTGTTTAAAATGGGACAGGTTAATTGAGGAAACAGAAGATGATGTAAGTCTAGATGTTCTGCTTATCAATTTCAACCTTAATTCAAAGTCATTTTTGTTTATGCTCTGCGTATGGATATTTCAGTTTTACTGATGATGCCAATTACTCTTGCAGTTGGCGGAATTGATAAAGAAAGGATCTGTTAAAGTAGGAGATGTGAGCAAGGTTCTTTGTGAAGATTTAAGCAAGCACTGCAGTCAGACGAGGTAATTTTAAACCTCAAACCAATAATTTAAcctacttcttttttcttttctttttttttgggggggggttttgggggggggggggggggggtgtgttgGTGGAGAGAAAAGcaaccaataaaaaaagttgCAAGAGCTTTGAGCCGTATTCCAAAGCCAACTGTAGTTTGTTCCTATTACCAACTATAACTTGTTTGGGAGGGGGGAAAATGGAACAAGATGGATTTTTTAAGGAACGTTCAATCCATTCTCATTTTTAGGAATTTAGTAGGAAGGAATGAAATGGTGACTTTAGCAGGAAGGAAGGGAATGCTTAGGTGAAAATACACATTCCATTAATGGAATGGAGCTGAAATATTGATTATATCCCTattccaagaaaagaaaaataaaaactaaaaagtgaagggtataataattatatatttctattttttccatttcttctcTTATAAACTTCCACACACATTAGAGAATTTTCCATTCATTCCAACTTTTGATGTTTTACCCATTCTATTGTTCTTTATAACTGCCGAACCTATTATTAGAAATCAAACGTGTGGCAGCGAGACTTCCAGAGACATAAATGATTGAATTTCATGTTTATTGCAGTGGTTCCCAGCAGGTGGATGACAATGATCATGAATTAGATGGAGAGCTCTGATTCACTCACAAAATAAAAGTTCCGGCAGTCTAAAACTTTAGATAGGTAtcattaatcaaattattaagTTATGCTTGTAACCCCCCCAAATTTTGCTTCCAATTGTTCTGCTGGCAGGATGAACCAATGTGTTTTACTTCATACAAGTTGAACTTACCTTATTATCTATCctccacaccccccccccccccccccccccccccccccccccccccccaaaatcatgtttgaactttgaagaacATACAATAGCTTGTGTCACTGTGTGTGAGAGactttattttttgggtcaatAAGTCAGTAAGGCCTATGACTAATGGACCCAACCCATCAGAATTAGTTGCTATATAATCTGGGGGCATTCACCCCTGATGGGTAACCTatttagtgttataatttttactCATTTCCATGCTAAcaattaataactaaattacAATTGAAATTATACTATTAAAGTTAATTAGAcctactgaatttttttttttggtcatgctaacgagtgccttaagggcactcgttaacaattcattttaggaaagttttgacataacttttatgggaaatgaaaaaaactgtcaaaacattaattgttttttttttttttttcccataaaaattttctttaattggatttttaacCAGTGTCCTAAGGgcattcgttagcatttcctttttttttatatgactTTTAAAATTAGATCCACCAACTTttgtattgttaaaaattatacatatttttactataatttttgtcataataataataataatacatgaTTTTTACTACTAAATAGACTATTTAGATTATTAATAGATTACAAATAATTAAtatcttataaattttatttaagataTTGATGGGCGTATAAAGTTcatcaattttaatatttatataccTTAACTTCTTATTAACATCAAAATGG is a genomic window of Quercus lobata isolate SW786 chromosome 2, ValleyOak3.0 Primary Assembly, whole genome shotgun sequence containing:
- the LOC115974671 gene encoding protein canopy-1 — translated: MVANTDGVVLSFDLRLERERERRNRKMGRSAAWLVLTIFAVISVAYCIDDKCAACNAVAEELEYGLSNEKPRNHLDMRHRLDSKGQRKGKVIDYRVSELRVVELLDGLCDKMQDYTLEQIDSTTQEWVRVDDWNNLTTNKQEARAYSKAISSYCGRLIEETEDDLAELIKKGSVKVGDVSKVLCEDLSKHCSQTSGSQQVDDNDHELDGEL